The DNA sequence TAAAGGTAAATAAtcacctagagagagagagagagagagagagagagagagagattacagtATATTGGGACTGAAGTTTCCTCTTCAACAACTGCTGAATCGCTCTCCCCGCAGCCATTTGAATCGATATTCAAACCGATTTCTTCAGAAAATAAACGAAAGTCAATAGCTATGATCCGATGACATTATACAGATAACATAaagatctgaagaaaaaaaaattaaattccatTACCTGCCGGGGACTGACGGATTGAGAAACTACCAGACACTTCGGCAATATTTGGATTCCTCAACTCTCCCAGGTCACAGTCGAGACGATACGACTCACGCAGGAAAACAGACGAcagtaagagagaaaaaaaatggtagttttGTCATAAAATATAGGAATGATTTCATCATGTTCACAGTCGAGCTTGAGAAGTCGTTGACACCCATTGTTAGGGTTCGACTCTGAGTGACGAGTCTCCCTGTCCTCAACTCTGCAGGCCGAGAGGGTCCTTTTGACGCCACGTAAGAGAGTGGGGCATCAGCCACGCGTCCACGTCCGGACCAGCAACAGGTCAGCATGCTGTTTTTGTACTGCCATGTGGCAGTTTAAATGGGCCTAAATTTATCAATAGCTGGACTCCAATGTCCATATAGACCATATTCCCATGCTTACCTGAGGTGTGGACTGTGGACTGTGGACTGTGGACTGTGGACTGGACCAAACCAAAGCCGGTTCGATGAGGGatgattcaattttaatttggtttgatttcgatttatttcTCGATTTAATGTAATGATCATATTGTAATTTACTCTTCCACATGGCACAATATTGTTACCAAGTTAAGGCATTTTCGAGGcccttattttttataatgaagaaaagatggtcaaaACTCTAAACCATGCATTTGGGGGAGGGGGCATCAGCTAACCTAATAAAGGCCCTTTTGATTgacttataaaataaaaatgcctCTAGTTgggtgttgctgccaaaaaaccccgctagttgaacctacacaaacacagacgatggaggcccggaactttgtccggggttagtcctccaacgctcaagtcagggtcggccgcacagttcaataagggagtaatggtgagggtatcagagcttacctctttccttcttctcggcctccttatatgcttcttcagggctagggtttcctcttgccttatggggtccaccttcctctctctcccagtCTTGCTCCAATACCTCTGTCctccttgtggggaatattcccctcatgcaaacgacgtgacagagcgtgatagagtcttcgtactccctacctggcgggcgacacgtgtcccggtgggcgacgcgtgtcctcaccctactgagccgTATGATTTGGCTGTATCATTGGGTATATTTTGGgtctcccatttattattatttttcagcaagtctacaacccttcccaatatTCCATAGTAAATAAAAGATGTCAagtgaagaaaatgaaaacttatatataatataaataaataaataagtcacACAACCACAATGTAAGGATATAAGTGATTTGTCAAAGTGCCTATTCCACGGAATGATGAGAGCAATTTCACTAGTAATGAAAAAAAAGGTTATAAGCTTTTTTCTCATACTTATTTGTGTTTACAAAGGATTTTTAGTAGCACTAATAATCCTATCAGTATCAATttatagagaaaataaagagattcaatttttaaaattaccttcatataatttctaaaaaatctGCCCTCGAACCTCTATGTACCTCAGCCTCAAACCCTATGAACTTTTAGCATTCCTCCAATACAGATAGCAGATCAGGTTTTCATATGGATTGATTTGCCCATGCAAAAttcatattaggaaaaatgatATGATAAATTTAATGTGCGTGAATCAAATGCTCGAACCAAAATAATTATCTAAAATAGTCCACAATTCAAACTACAAAATATATGACATCAACCCTCAACACCGAGCTGGGGTGTTGGTGCCAATTCTCAAACACACTCCTCTtcccattttttatatttttttaggtGAGCCCCTCTTCCCATCAATACTTTGGACCTTAGATCCACCATTTCCCAGGTAAAATTTATGGGCATTTATATCTTgccaaagaaaaatattaatggAAATTTATAGTATATTTTGGGATGGGGGTGAAGGGTACATTGGAATATTGGATCTTGATCTCATATTCAGCTTTGTTGTGGTCTGAAACATCAACGGTCTTCACTTGAGGTCTAGATATGAAACCCTTTTTAGTTCTCTGCAAAATAACTTTCCCACCAAGACTAATCTACCCACTGTACTATAGTTAGCTGCAACTTTACACTGTCCACTGTTGAGTGTTGACGTTTAGCAATCCTCCTCAAATCCTTCATTCAGGATTGGATTTGGAGCTCCTCGACTGAATCTTTTCTGGGTTtaatctagtttttttttttcggtttctTTCAGTAACAATTTTGTTTCCCATTCGTCTTGTAAAGGGAAGAACCCCTCTTGAAGTGCCAAGAGATAAGGGGTTTTCATTAGAGTTTGAGATTTCTGAGTTGTTCCCTTTGTTCTGCTAAGTATACTGTTGGAGATCCAAGGTGGTTAATAATTTACAGATTTAGATTTGTGATCTGTGATGCATATCTGTTCCAGCTAGCTTCAATCTATACTGTACTTATACACAGTTCATTACAAATCTAGTGGGGGAACGGATTTTACTGTTCAGAGTTCCTGGGTATATCAGAAGGCAGGAGAGAGAATGAGGTTTGCAGAGGATAAGGGTTGTTGTAATTATAGAGAAACAAAGGAGATTTCAAGCAGTACTGCTATTAGTTTGGAGTTCCACAAAGGAAATGGTACCATTCAGGGTTCTCATTATCGGATGGCATTGGGGAAACAGATCCCATCAAAATGGGATGATGCACAGAAATGGCTTGTTGGATTGTCAAGGAGAGGGGATCGAAATCGTTCCAAGTCCAAACCTCGAAAATCAAATGCAGATGACCGGAGATTAATCAGCCCTGTTCTGCAAATGAAGAATGATTCTTATAGTGGCAGAGATGAAGTGGGTGAAGATGAAATCCCATGCCCTACAAGTTCTGTTCAAGATGAAGGAGAGATAAAGAAGGTGGACAAGCTTTCTGAAGACTCTTCATCAGCCATTAGATCTGTTTGTGTGAGAGACATGGGAACAGAGATGACTCCCATTGCAAGTCAAGAGCCTTCAAGGGCAGCTACGCCCCTTAGAACCACAACACCTGAAGCCAGGAGCCCCATCTCTTCTAGATCATCAAACCCAGGAAGTAGCCATGCGCAGGGCCCTGAGAACTACCAAACAGATCTCACATTattgaagagaagaaatgaagctGTGGCTTTTGGCAGGGTAGAGGGTGAGACCAGGTGGTGTAAccgagaggaagaagaatccaATGCTTGCAAGATATATGAGCACAAGAACAATGAGCAAGCAAGGAAGCCCAATCCTTTACAGAACCAGGCCATGGCTTGGGATGAAGCTGAGCAAGCAAAATACATGGCAAGGTGATTTACTGTACTCTTTCCTATGGTTCATTAaaatatcatcttcaacatcttttGAGTATGGGGTCTTTACAGTACATGTTCCCATTAGTAAACATTGCCGAGTTATCTTTAGCACAGTATGTAGGGTTATTTGGGGAAAATATCTTTAATTGACTGACAGCTggttctctgagatattgtttGAAGATTCCGACCTGCTTCACTAATCATTAGTAAGCATATAGATGACCCTCTTTTGCGAAGcatggggtaaggctgcgtacagtTGCCCTTCCCAGATcttgcagtagcgggagcctcgtgcactggttGCTCTAAAATAGATGAGACTTGGATCAAGTCCCATCATTTCCAACTGGCCTGCTAATTGACCATTACCACCTGCCCATCACCGACCAAGCCCAAATATAAAAGTAACTCTAAGAGGTATAGGGTTTGTATTTGCAGGTATAAGCGTCAAGAGGTGAAGATACAGGCTTGGGAAAACCATGAGATGCGGAAAGCAGAAATGAAAATGAGGAGGATGGAGGTACTTTCCTCATCTTACAATATTACATACACTCGAGAAATTCATGCAATTAGGGCTGTGCTAGTGGATTACTTTTTTCCTGAAAATTCCTGCATCCCATATGTACAAGTGAAAACTGTTTATGCATCAGACACCACTTATATGGAGTACTGCAATTTATCCCACTTATCATTTGAAAGCCTAATATCATTCATACACTCAGGTGAAAGCTGAAAGGTTGAGATCTCGAGCACAAGAGAAGTTGGGAAACAAGCTTGTGGCAACACGTCGAATAGCTGAAGAAAAACGGGAAAATGCTGAGGCTAAACTGAATGAGCAATCTGTAAGGGCTTCTGAGAAGGCAGACTACATAAGAAGGACTGGTCATTTACCCTCATCCTACTCCTTCAAGCTGCCTTTGCTATGCTGGTAAGGTCATACACTGTTGTGATATTATCAGTCAGTGGGTAATTCTTGTTGTATTACTTCATTCTGTTCTGCACCACCTTCAATCTAAAGCGGATTGTTTCACTATGGAAAATAATAAGATCAAGCTTCAATGCCCCTTTGATTAATTTGGCTGTAACTTCCATTGAAACAAAGTTTTGGGGGATGAACCTTagactgtgtttggtatgcattcttggaatagattctgGGTCTAGAATGCATTTTGAAGCCAAttgttctctattttctttcttcataatGTGTTCTAGATCCTGAATCTATTCCAAggatgcataccaaacacatccCTAGTTTTGATGATCTGTCAGGCCAATGAATCATGGCCTAGGCAatgcatttctttttctttgtgggGGGGAGATTGATTTTGACATAGGtcatatttatttatcataATTTTACAGTATTAAGAAACTTAACAGTGGTTGACATTGCATCGTTGTGTTGTTCTAAAATCTAGATTTTGTAATGGAGCCAAGGTTGTATCTGGCAGAGTAGTGAATTACGAATTATGTCATAAGCCATGTTATCTATTAGATATTTAGATTTTAGGGTTCTATTGTTTTAATGTAAAATATTGGTAATATTTTTCTAGAAGTTGATTTAGTCATTGCTAAGTGCATTTTATTATTCATGCAAAATTATGAATTTGGTGGAACATTATGACTTAAAACACTTTTTTGTggtgttttgggggggggggggaagggggttGACATTCTTGGTCATAGACTAAATCACACTGCATGAAATTACTAGAATAATTATCTTTTGGCtattaatattttatctttCAGGGATCAGTTCCCCGTGAAAGTTTAAATCAGCTCCTTTTGTTTCCACAAATGCCTCTATGCTGCCATCAAGAGTGTTTAGAGAgacatttatgaaagaaaaagaacacatGTCACAACAAAACGTTATGTAAAGGGTCTGTTACACTCCGCCTAGGGGAGTTGACCCGGGCTAGCCAAATCCTACAAAAACTTGAGCTTTATTTCCCTTTGACTTTTTGGCAGTTGTTGAACTCACCTCTCCAAATTTTATAACAACACTTGGAGTTTATTTATATTGATCTAGAATTTAACTATACTTAGGTAATGATATTGACACATCCACCTACAATGGCCCCAACCAGTAAGGGTGTCTTGGAACCCAACTCCCAATAAGTGTTATATACATTATGATATACAGAAGACTATAGGTTCTCTAGACtcaaccccccaccccaaaccaCCCTAGAGAGGAATGTCTTGGTGGGGTGGCTGTTTCTACTCTTTGTGGGGTTGATATAGCCTATCCaactaccagaaaaaaaaaagcaatacaACAGAAGGAAAACACTTCATTTATGTACTCATTTGAGAGGCTTCACTGTTCAGTGAATTATACTCTTAAGGAAGGAGCTAAGTAATTTCGACAGATCGACTTGATTTGTATAGAACAATCGAATCCCATCTATCTGGATCTGAGGAACGAGCTCAATCAGATTAAGAAAGAAGATCGAAAGCGCTTAGGAGGTATAGGAACAGTGATTCCAAGAGCGGAATGAGAATGAATACCACACAGAAGAGTCAAGATTGGCCGGCTCCTTGGAAATATTTACCTGATTCATTCCGGATCAAAGGGTGGTTGTTGAAAGACGCATTTATTCTGAAAGATCCAAGTGAAATACATAGTGAGCAGCAATAGACGAAACTCGATGTAAACCATGAATAGGTAAAGATGTCCACAGGCATTTGTGTGCAATCCGAGTGGTCCTACAACCCAAATATGCTTAGAATATGAACATGCAAAAAACAAATGCCATATAGTTTCGAGATCATTTTAACAAATAGGGCATTAAGCAATTACATTAGCAAACCTACACAATTTAACTCTTGTAAGAAAAGCATCTATGAGAACTTTCCAACGAGAATTTTCAAAGCGATGATAAGAAACTTCTTCCCATGACGATGGTAAGAAACTTCTGTAGCAGTTCTTGTAGTAAGGATGCCATTTGGTGAAAAGGACAATACCACTTACTAGCAATATGAGTATCAACAGATTGAACATTGGAAATTATCATAACAACcttgcaaaataaaaatttaccttAACAACAAAATGGTTTTGCAAGGGAAGAACATTCCAATGGATCCCTCGAAAATGCAAAATTTGATCATGGAGAAATTTGTACAATTCAAAAGTAAACTTGTATTGTTTCCATCCATGGCAATTCAGATAGAATTGGCCAGAATCGATCCCAAGAACCCTATAATCAGCcgtcagataaaaaaaaaacacatcgTGCTCCTAGACAAAGAACCACTTTCCATAATATTATGGGCTAGAGATCGCAAACTGTGGTCATGTACGTGTGCTGGGCACAACATGGAGGGaattatttattgaaaaaaattgcCTAGATCTATTAGATAAGACAATTAGTAACATTTTTCTCGTAAACCTACatttttttagtaattattgTTTTAATCTAGTAGATCTAGGAAACtgcttccttttattttatgggGTAGGGTAGTAATTTTGTATGCTcctgtgtctaggtgtaggAGCCACATGACCAAGCagtgttctttttccttaaATAATGTCTGATTGTGTGGCTCTTGCACTTAAACACAAGCAAGCGAAATTaccaaaatttcattcatgttcATCCTCCTATGTGTTCTCATTGACCTGTGTTGATGAATGGGCCACGTTACCAGGCAGCGATCTAATCATTTATGCAAGTgataaaatacaagacatcatagcCCAACAATAGACGTAGTCTGAAAAAAGTTTGGAACTGACCTGTTCCATAGAGTAATCCACCAAAATGAGTATACTACATGAGTTATTGACAAGAAGATTTGATGATGATGTCTTGCATGAAGAACAGATGAACCCAGATGTCATGAAGATACTTGAAACCCTCTCCATTTCCATATAATACTGTTAAGATTACTGTCCTCACAACAACTTCCTTGACATCATCCACAATTAATTTGAATCCTTCAAGATGATAATATAACGGAAGGTTTGAAGTATCTGCATGACAACTGGGTAGACTCTGATGTTGAGGTGCTTCCAGTTCCAaacgcctctctctctctctctctctcagaatcGATCGGGCTTGATAGGTTTCGGTCGGTTCTAATCGATTTCCACTGATTTATGGTCTCTCATTATGTCTCGTTTCTATTTCATTAGTTGGTTATCGGACTCTGAATTGGGGAAAAAAGTACTCGAAACGATGATAAGAACAACAGAAGATACATAGATCTAATCGAATTCATCTCTGAAAAACTTAAAAGTTCGGAAAGATCGattccaaaaccctagaaaaccaaGAACAAGGGAAATCCAAATCGATTGATAATGGAAGATAGAACCAAGATAAACGATCCAAGGAGAGTGTTGAGGTGCTTTCTAGAATCTACGCTGGGAAAGAAATTGAATCCTTGATGATGATATAATATAATGGAGGGTCTCAAGTATCTTCATGACAACTGGATGGACTCTGATATTGTTGAGGGGCTTCCAGTTCTAGAGAGGTACTCGTTGGAATGGCAGGGTTGAGGGTTCTTTCTCCATTGTAATATATACTAATAGCTTAGCGTATCGGTTACTGCCGAGTGCCGGTAGGGGTTGTTATTTTGTTTGATCGATCCGGCGTGGTCAGTTTTGGTCAGTTTTGGTTGTTACTTTGGTTTCTATTCAATTCAAGATACGAAATctgaaaatcaaaaccgaaccatgTATGGAAACTCAGGTCAGTATCAGTCAATTTCAACCTAATCGGATCAGTATCCCTTGAGACCGATATGATTCTAATCCACTGGTCTGGTAGGAGAGAGTGACAGAGCAAAGGATGAAAaggtaataatattttttttcttttcctgaaaAAAAGGTAAATTCGTCCAATCTAGAGTGATCCAATGACTGATCCAAGATTACAAACCTTGAACTGAACTGAAACCGAatagatatttattttctaattaaaatgaaaaccaAATTAACGGTTTTGGTTGCAGTTCCTGATTTAGTTCACTATTCCATTTTgaccaaatttgaattttgtttgGACCCTATGTTAGCTGTTTGGGTCACATTTTACAtcttcaataataaaaaaaaccctaatttattgCTAGTCataatttactatttttttttcaaaaaaaaaaaaaaaaaaggaatttgttATCCACATTAATTAAAacattataaaaagaaaaagaaaaaagagaacgCTTCTTAATCTCAGGGTCAATGAGGGAACATATATTAATGTAAATAGGGGTGGAGGTGTCATTTGCCTGGGCAGTTAGGAAATGtttatattccaaaaaaaaaaaaaaaaagatttattcgATTCCCCATTTGATTATAAATATGGGCAATTCATTTCGGTTCAACAGTTTCAatcataaaacctaaaccggaaccaaaaaaaaatttaaaatcaaaatgagccaaatttatttctatttggTTGGTATTAGTTTTAAAACGGTTTTGTTTTGGTAAGTAGTTTTATACGGTTTCACATCCTTACTTTTCTCTCTTTATATGTATCATCTTGATTCTCAAAAGCTCCTGTTTACTTTCCCGAGCACAACAGATTTAGAAACCCCATCACTATCACATGCTTACTTTTCTCTCCTTACAAATATTATCTCGATTCTCAAATGCTCCTATTTACTTTCACGAGCGCAGCAGCTcgtcctcttctttatttttttttcttctctttcggTCGTCGTTAAGCCATCTCTAAGCTCTGGTTTTGATCCATATTTTATGTCAGTCAatgaagaaaagataagaatAGCTTCGATTGATTATGATTTAAAGGAGCTTCATCGTCTTCATCAGTTGTTTGTCAAGATTGTGTTCCATGTATTGCATTACcataaatcaaaatcagattAAGATGTCTTATAGGTTAAAAGTGCCTCTACAGAATTCAAAATTGATTATCTACTTACCTAGAAACGTGATCTCTAATCTGAATTAAGATAGGTTATTGTTTGATATGTG is a window from the Macadamia integrifolia cultivar HAES 741 chromosome 5, SCU_Mint_v3, whole genome shotgun sequence genome containing:
- the LOC122079506 gene encoding uncharacterized protein LOC122079506, translated to MRFAEDKGCCNYRETKEISSSTAISLEFHKGNGTIQGSHYRMALGKQIPSKWDDAQKWLVGLSRRGDRNRSKSKPRKSNADDRRLISPVLQMKNDSYSGRDEVGEDEIPCPTSSVQDEGEIKKVDKLSEDSSSAIRSVCVRDMGTEMTPIASQEPSRAATPLRTTTPEARSPISSRSSNPGSSHAQGPENYQTDLTLLKRRNEAVAFGRVEGETRWCNREEEESNACKIYEHKNNEQARKPNPLQNQAMAWDEAEQAKYMARYKRQEVKIQAWENHEMRKAEMKMRRMEVKAERLRSRAQEKLGNKLVATRRIAEEKRENAEAKLNEQSVRASEKADYIRRTGHLPSSYSFKLPLLCWDQFPVKV